A region of the bacterium genome:
TGCAAGCAAGTATGCAACAGCAAAACCTGCTCTTCCGGCACCTATCAGACTGATTTTTTTTGTAAATAGCTGCTTCCGTATCATTTTTAACCTCTTTAATTTACAGAATATTAAAAAGTAGCCAAACTATTGGAATTTGTCAATAAAATTACTTGTTATAAAGATATTTTTTTATTAAATTAATATAAGATTATGGAAGAGATGAAATCATGCTGATACGAACAAAAGAAAATACTTTTACCGTTCACTTCTCTGACGGAAGTGAAAAAATCTACATCAAGGGTACAAATATCAAAGAAATCCTTGACCTCACAAGGCCCCCTCAGATGGACACTATTGTCATAGCACTCATTAATAAAGAGCCGATGGACCTTAACCTGAAACTATATTCGGACTGCACCCTGACCTGGGTAAGAGAAAAAACTCCTGAAGCATATAAATCTTACCAATCCAGCCTTAGCCTTGTACTTGTAAGGGCAGTTGAAGAGCTTTTCCCGAGGATCAAACTTGTAATAGACCATTCAATCGGCAACGGCATATACTGCGAAATGAAGGGCAGAAAGAAAATCAGCTCTTTGAAGGTTAAAAAAATAAAAAAGCGTATGCAGGAAATTATTGAGCGTAACGATCCTATTGAGCCTGTCTCTCTCCTGCTAAAACCTGCGTTAAGCCGCCTTGAGAAAAGAGGCGAAGACCCGGATTTTATTTCGGGCAACCTGGAAATCTCCCGGCTTGTACTTCATAAATGCGGGAGTACAACAACATTCCTCGGGAATGCACTTTTCCCGTCAACAGGGTACATTCATACATTTAACCTTTTCTCATGGGCAAATGGTATGGTTCTGGTATTTCCGGAGCCGGAAGACCTTGAAACAATTCCCTCGTTTCCCAACCCGCGCAAGCTGTTTTCAGTATTCCATGAATTCGGACACTGGGAGCAGATTCTTCAAATTGACAAATCATCCGGAATAAACAGAGCAGTTAAACAAGGTACAATAGGAGATTTTATTAAAATTTCCGAAGGGCTGCATGAAAAAAGAATTTCTCACATTGCTGACACTATCACAAAAAAGAGAAAAAGGCACA
Encoded here:
- a CDS encoding nucleoside kinase, yielding MLIRTKENTFTVHFSDGSEKIYIKGTNIKEILDLTRPPQMDTIVIALINKEPMDLNLKLYSDCTLTWVREKTPEAYKSYQSSLSLVLVRAVEELFPRIKLVIDHSIGNGIYCEMKGRKKISSLKVKKIKKRMQEIIERNDPIEPVSLLLKPALSRLEKRGEDPDFISGNLEISRLVLHKCGSTTTFLGNALFPSTGYIHTFNLFSWANGMVLVFPEPEDLETIPSFPNPRKLFSVFHEFGHWEQILQIDKSSGINRAVKQGTIGDFIKISEGLHEKRISHIADTITKKRKRHRVILIAGPSSSGKTTFVKRLVIQLRVNGLSPLMLSLDDYFIDRDLAPLDDDGKPDWESPASLDLHKLNRDIKALINGKEVQLPRFDFKIGKSLPGKTVKLKPHQPILIEGIHGLNDNITSSVPANKKLKIYVSTLTQLNITDHIRIPTSDIRLLRRMIRDNQFRSHSPEDTIITWPSVRSGEDKYIFPLQENADIIFNTALSYEPAVLRTVLEPVLESIQITSEAYTEARRLLMILKYFLPVETKYVPSNSILREFIGESSFSY